Proteins encoded together in one Myxococcus stipitatus window:
- a CDS encoding alpha/beta fold hydrolase, which yields MSTTRRTHVVSIENLRMHCEVVGEGPPLVLLHGFTGVGADWAHVFDLEALAREYQLILPDLRGHGRSDNPSGTFSTGQCATDVLALVDALGIDRFRAMGMSLGANTLLHVGTRAPERVERMVLVSSTPYYPESARRIMAALTEESRTEAEWAELRAKHVRGDDQIRELWRHGRGFAGRFDDMGFTPPWLAQVKAPTLLVQGDRDPLYPVELTLELYRALPDARLWVVPDAGHVPIFLKHREAFARMSREFLGAA from the coding sequence ATGAGCACGACGCGACGGACGCACGTCGTTTCCATCGAGAACCTGCGGATGCACTGCGAGGTGGTGGGCGAGGGGCCGCCGCTCGTGTTGCTGCACGGCTTCACCGGCGTGGGCGCGGATTGGGCGCATGTCTTCGACCTGGAGGCGCTCGCGCGCGAGTACCAGCTCATCCTCCCCGACCTGCGGGGGCATGGTCGCAGCGACAACCCCTCGGGGACCTTCTCCACGGGGCAGTGCGCGACGGACGTGCTCGCGCTGGTGGACGCGCTGGGCATCGACCGGTTCCGCGCCATGGGGATGAGCCTGGGCGCGAACACGCTCCTGCACGTGGGGACGCGCGCGCCGGAGCGCGTGGAGCGCATGGTCCTGGTCTCCAGCACTCCGTACTACCCGGAGTCGGCCCGCCGCATCATGGCGGCGCTGACCGAGGAGTCCCGCACCGAAGCCGAGTGGGCGGAGCTGCGCGCGAAGCATGTTCGAGGGGACGACCAGATTCGCGAGTTGTGGCGGCATGGGCGCGGCTTCGCGGGTCGCTTCGATGACATGGGCTTCACGCCGCCCTGGCTCGCGCAGGTGAAGGCTCCGACGTTGCTCGTGCAGGGAGACAGGGACCCGCTCTATCCCGTGGAGCTGACGCTCGAGCTGTACCGCGCCCTGCCGGATGCGCGCCTGTGGGTGGTCCCCGACGCGGGACACGTTCCCATCTTCCTGAAGCACCGCGAGGCGTTCGCGCGCATGTCGCGCGAGTTCCTCGGGGCCGCGTAG
- a CDS encoding regulatory protein RecX: MDEDRTGQDSRPPRKQKRPRKVSPRYLENAALHYLKRYASTVSQLRRVLVRRVDRSVKEHGGDRAEALGWIDVLVQKLMRNGLINDDAYAGMKAQSLRASGRSSRVIAQKLRLKGVDVDLVQRKLALATAEVSDEAAARIWARKKRLGPFRRDPATRVENRQRDLAALARAGFPFGVAKKVIDGALD; this comes from the coding sequence GTGGACGAGGACAGGACCGGACAGGACAGCAGGCCCCCGAGGAAGCAGAAGCGTCCACGGAAGGTGTCACCCCGCTATCTGGAGAACGCGGCGCTCCACTACCTGAAGCGCTATGCCTCCACGGTGAGCCAGCTCCGTCGCGTGCTGGTGCGCCGGGTGGACCGTTCGGTGAAGGAGCATGGCGGGGACCGCGCGGAGGCGCTCGGGTGGATCGACGTGCTCGTGCAGAAGCTCATGCGCAACGGGCTCATCAACGATGACGCCTACGCGGGCATGAAGGCCCAGTCGCTGCGCGCCTCGGGGCGCAGCTCGCGGGTGATTGCGCAGAAGCTCCGGCTCAAGGGCGTCGACGTGGACCTGGTCCAGCGCAAGCTCGCCCTGGCCACCGCCGAGGTCTCCGACGAGGCCGCCGCGCGCATCTGGGCGCGCAAGAAGCGGCTGGGGCCCTTCCGTCGAGACCCCGCGACCCGAGTGGAGAACCGTCAGCGAGACCTCGCGGCGCTGGCCCGCGCGGGCTTCCCATTCGGTGTCGCGAAGAAGGTCATCGACGGGGCGCTCGACTGA
- a CDS encoding NUDIX hydrolase, giving the protein MTDGRSWQGNWKVRLYERVRERGYDSLTAFAEARPTASLVALAEELGPDDIAGVQVFSGLVAEAERSHRVTRLVRGQFVRELHASLPNGWPAVLDDTNRFDVAQALARWSSYTPETHEERVKQARAALRASPPPAGWRPLGPDDELLRTLLPDDDA; this is encoded by the coding sequence ATGACTGATGGTCGGTCGTGGCAGGGGAATTGGAAGGTCCGCCTGTATGAGCGCGTCCGTGAGCGCGGCTACGACTCACTCACGGCCTTTGCCGAGGCCCGTCCCACTGCATCGTTGGTTGCGCTAGCCGAGGAGCTTGGCCCCGACGATATTGCTGGGGTGCAGGTATTCAGTGGACTCGTAGCCGAGGCGGAGCGAAGTCATCGGGTCACTCGCTTGGTACGTGGCCAGTTTGTGCGCGAACTGCACGCGAGCCTCCCGAATGGGTGGCCTGCCGTACTGGACGACACGAATCGATTCGATGTTGCCCAAGCGCTCGCCAGGTGGAGTAGCTACACCCCAGAGACGCATGAGGAGCGCGTGAAGCAAGCCAGGGCGGCACTTCGCGCGAGCCCGCCCCCTGCCGGCTGGCGCCCGCTCGGACCTGACGACGAGCTGCTTCGGACCCTCTTGCCGGACGACGACGCCTGA
- a CDS encoding DUF2380 domain-containing protein codes for MRADALLLVVAVLSSGCASVTRSPGEGGTLRDGLLLAPASVWDDAPSDQPSRVPVDLPSSFAGSDAEQRRWRQGTPREAVTLAGPGAAATGGRGPGTQEARQAFLDSLDEVRDSLKESEATLSKLAKRAPVFSGRALSAGAFTRYLDHGTNEVAWIRGALGSATMLAGGVSEVEDSEMELALLRMAGPRLQSAMFGALLFATWVDFLQLSDVLLRECPMCGDEKLFMDLAGVQDLMEPSLADLASRDPERVEAAAVAMPELMGKLTHEFNRMHADARAAMAQGGKIMVAVQVLEMLAMISTLKLGPPRLPPAAPATLGMGLVMRSGGVMVGSQLVVSAEWVEMMRRLVQAGVLSVPVVSAAVRIHGGQVMMAQAHQDLPEGVREALGDSPEVRGMRVTGKAGAGMSEAPKHHVLPKEHREWFEQRGFKGDLDIDQFCVRLERAHHEAIHGGGNWRLGRTWPGEWNQMIMKVLRAAEGENGQRLTRNEILRLVAGYLKEYDIPMKFTKGASR; via the coding sequence ATGCGCGCTGACGCACTGCTCTTGGTGGTGGCCGTGCTGTCCTCGGGATGCGCCTCGGTGACGCGGTCCCCTGGCGAGGGTGGAACGTTGCGAGATGGGCTCCTCCTGGCCCCTGCTTCCGTGTGGGACGACGCGCCGAGCGACCAGCCCTCACGCGTTCCGGTCGACCTGCCGTCCTCGTTCGCGGGCTCCGACGCGGAACAGCGGCGGTGGCGACAGGGGACTCCACGCGAAGCCGTGACGCTCGCGGGACCTGGCGCGGCAGCCACCGGGGGCCGCGGGCCAGGCACCCAAGAGGCGCGGCAAGCCTTCCTCGACTCCCTCGACGAGGTGAGGGACTCGCTGAAGGAGTCCGAAGCCACGCTCTCCAAACTCGCGAAGCGCGCTCCCGTGTTCAGTGGCAGGGCTCTCAGTGCGGGAGCGTTCACGCGCTATCTCGACCACGGCACCAATGAAGTGGCGTGGATTCGCGGCGCCCTCGGAAGCGCGACGATGCTGGCGGGGGGCGTGTCGGAGGTGGAGGACTCGGAGATGGAGCTGGCCCTCCTGCGCATGGCGGGCCCACGGCTCCAGTCCGCGATGTTCGGCGCCCTGCTGTTCGCCACCTGGGTGGACTTCCTCCAGCTCTCCGACGTCCTGCTGCGCGAGTGCCCGATGTGCGGCGACGAGAAGCTGTTCATGGACCTTGCCGGCGTCCAGGACTTGATGGAGCCCTCGCTCGCGGACCTCGCTTCGCGCGACCCCGAGCGAGTCGAGGCGGCGGCCGTTGCGATGCCCGAGCTGATGGGGAAGCTGACGCACGAGTTCAACAGGATGCACGCGGATGCCCGAGCCGCCATGGCGCAGGGGGGCAAAATCATGGTGGCGGTGCAGGTGCTGGAGATGCTCGCCATGATTTCCACGCTGAAGCTCGGGCCGCCCAGGCTGCCCCCTGCCGCGCCCGCGACGCTCGGCATGGGGCTCGTCATGCGCTCAGGCGGCGTCATGGTGGGCTCTCAGCTCGTCGTCTCCGCGGAGTGGGTGGAGATGATGCGGCGACTGGTGCAGGCGGGCGTCCTCTCCGTCCCCGTAGTGAGCGCGGCGGTCCGCATCCACGGTGGGCAGGTGATGATGGCGCAAGCGCACCAGGACCTGCCCGAGGGCGTCCGTGAAGCCCTGGGGGACAGTCCCGAGGTGCGAGGCATGCGCGTGACGGGCAAGGCGGGAGCGGGCATGTCAGAGGCCCCCAAGCACCATGTCCTGCCGAAGGAGCACCGCGAGTGGTTCGAGCAGCGCGGCTTCAAGGGCGACCTGGACATCGACCAGTTCTGTGTCCGGCTGGAGCGGGCGCACCACGAGGCGATTCATGGAGGGGGTAACTGGCGCCTCGGGCGTACATGGCCAGGAGAGTGGAACCAGATGATCATGAAAGTGCTGCGAGCAGCCGAGGGGGAAAACGGCCAGCGGCTGACGCGGAACGAGATTTTGAGGCTCGTCGCAGGGTATCTGAAGGAGTACGACATCCCGATGAAGTTCACCAAGGGGGCGAGCCGATGA
- a CDS encoding RNA polymerase sigma factor: MRSSSPGSRIEHLLRELAPRVLGSVIRRFHDFAASEDAVQEALMAAAEQWPREGLPDNPHGWLLQVAARRITDQARAESARRRREELVVSLVPPELQLVSSPDDDEMTGRDDALVLLFMCCHPALSTASAVALTLRAVGGLTTAEIARAFLVPEATMAQRISRAKQGIKASGVAFELPSVEERARRLGAVLHVLYLVFSEGYTASSGEALHRCDLSGEALRLTRLLHARLPEDGEVTGLLALMLLTDARRAARTGPSGEAIPLPEQDRSLWDAEAIAEGVALVTEALSRGSVGEYQVQAAIAAVHDEAKRAEDTDWPQILGLYDVLMRLSDNPMVALNRAVAVAMVEGAEAGLALLGPLEADPRLSEHHRLDVVRAHLLEQAGRHEDAVTYYRRAAGRTASIPERNHLLTRAARLADGGRA, from the coding sequence GTGAGGTCGTCGTCTCCGGGCTCGCGAATCGAGCACCTGCTGCGCGAACTGGCGCCGCGGGTGCTCGGCTCGGTCATCCGCCGCTTCCATGACTTCGCCGCGTCGGAGGACGCGGTCCAGGAGGCGTTGATGGCCGCGGCCGAGCAATGGCCGCGCGAGGGGTTGCCCGACAACCCGCATGGCTGGCTCCTCCAGGTGGCGGCTCGGCGCATCACCGACCAGGCGCGGGCGGAGTCGGCCCGTCGCCGTCGGGAGGAGCTGGTGGTCAGCCTGGTGCCGCCGGAGTTGCAGCTCGTGTCGAGCCCGGACGACGACGAGATGACGGGGCGGGACGATGCGCTCGTCCTGCTCTTCATGTGCTGTCACCCGGCGTTGTCCACGGCGTCCGCCGTCGCGCTGACCCTGCGGGCGGTGGGCGGGCTGACGACGGCGGAGATCGCCAGGGCGTTCCTCGTCCCGGAGGCGACGATGGCCCAGCGCATCAGCCGGGCCAAGCAGGGCATCAAGGCCTCCGGGGTCGCGTTCGAGCTCCCGTCCGTGGAGGAGCGCGCGCGGCGGCTCGGCGCGGTGCTGCACGTGCTCTACCTCGTCTTCAGCGAGGGCTACACGGCGAGCTCGGGGGAGGCGCTGCACCGCTGTGACTTGTCGGGAGAGGCGCTGCGGCTGACGCGGCTGCTCCACGCGCGGCTTCCGGAGGACGGAGAGGTGACGGGGCTGCTCGCGTTGATGTTGTTGACCGACGCGCGCCGCGCCGCGCGGACGGGGCCCTCGGGCGAGGCGATTCCGCTCCCCGAACAGGACCGGAGTCTGTGGGACGCGGAGGCCATCGCGGAGGGTGTGGCGCTGGTGACGGAGGCGCTGTCGCGGGGCTCGGTGGGCGAGTACCAGGTGCAGGCGGCCATCGCCGCCGTGCATGACGAGGCGAAGCGCGCCGAGGACACGGACTGGCCGCAGATTCTCGGGCTCTATGACGTGTTGATGCGCTTGTCGGACAACCCCATGGTGGCGCTCAACCGCGCGGTGGCCGTGGCGATGGTGGAGGGCGCGGAGGCGGGGCTGGCGCTGCTCGGGCCGCTCGAGGCGGACCCTCGCCTGTCGGAGCACCATCGCCTCGACGTGGTTCGCGCGCACCTGCTGGAGCAGGCGGGGAGGCACGAGGACGCCGTGACGTACTACCGCCGAGCGGCGGGCCGGACCGCGAGCATCCCCGAGCGCAACCACCTGCTGACCCGGGCCGCGCGGCTGGCGGACGGCGGGAGGGCGTGA
- a CDS encoding YciI family protein has product MPTVKYLLMMNHAGKGSYELASWPRKDIQAHIAFMMNFAKKLGASGELVAAEGLAGPDQARRVRAGADGRPITDGVFAETKEFLVGYWMVDVESPERAYEIAAEASAAPGRDGVPLNMPIEVRQVMSAPPPDLMP; this is encoded by the coding sequence ATGCCGACCGTGAAGTATCTCCTGATGATGAACCACGCTGGGAAGGGGTCGTACGAGCTGGCGTCGTGGCCGCGGAAGGACATCCAGGCGCACATCGCCTTCATGATGAACTTCGCCAAGAAGCTGGGGGCCTCCGGGGAGCTGGTGGCGGCCGAGGGGCTGGCGGGGCCGGACCAGGCGCGGCGGGTGCGCGCGGGGGCGGATGGGAGGCCCATCACCGATGGGGTGTTCGCGGAGACGAAGGAGTTCCTCGTCGGCTACTGGATGGTGGACGTGGAGAGCCCCGAGCGCGCGTATGAAATCGCCGCCGAGGCGTCGGCCGCGCCGGGCAGGGACGGGGTGCCGCTCAACATGCCCATCGAGGTGCGCCAGGTGATGAGCGCGCCTCCGCCCGACCTGATGCCGTGA
- a CDS encoding DoxX family membrane protein: MTTAPFLVTEPPAPPEAPATPTAAPPEHSRWHLGTRIAFRFVCVFIGLDSAGFPLSLIPGLNMYIHRAISSFWEALVPWAGRLVGFEVPPPPTFSGSGDTQFEYARLALLVTLCVVATVLWSILDKRRTQYVKAHHVLRFVVRYVLASTMLSYGFAKVFHSQFPFPSEDRLVQPLGEFSPMGLLWTFMGYSAGYNVLTGGAEVLGGLLLLFRRTTTLGALVVIGVMVNVVALNFFYDVPVKLYSTQLLLLAVFLTAPDLRRLADVLVFNRATQAVALEPPFQLSPRLRLGLRVTKLLLVGSIVWPNATRGWSELRQAREDAPPPALQGVYDVERFLRQGQELPATRDEPHRWRRFSLNRHGVGVVRGMDVASRKTFFSSEESLEKKTLTLVEGWGEDAKKVPFTFEQPDPTRLVLRGDYEGAPIEVHLRKHEVSDSLLLKRGFNWVQEYPFNR; encoded by the coding sequence ATGACGACCGCGCCGTTCCTGGTAACCGAGCCCCCCGCGCCCCCCGAAGCGCCCGCCACGCCCACGGCCGCCCCGCCCGAGCACTCACGGTGGCACCTGGGGACACGCATCGCGTTCCGCTTCGTCTGCGTGTTCATCGGCCTCGACAGCGCGGGGTTTCCCCTCTCGCTGATTCCCGGCCTGAACATGTACATCCACCGGGCCATCTCGTCCTTCTGGGAGGCCCTGGTGCCCTGGGCGGGACGCCTGGTGGGCTTCGAGGTCCCTCCGCCCCCGACCTTCTCCGGCAGTGGCGATACCCAGTTCGAGTACGCCCGCCTCGCCCTGCTCGTGACACTCTGCGTGGTGGCGACGGTCCTCTGGTCCATCCTCGACAAGCGGCGGACCCAGTACGTGAAGGCCCACCACGTCCTGCGCTTCGTCGTCCGCTACGTCCTCGCCAGCACCATGCTGAGCTACGGCTTCGCCAAGGTCTTCCACTCGCAGTTCCCCTTCCCCTCCGAGGACCGGCTGGTGCAGCCGCTCGGGGAGTTCTCGCCGATGGGGCTGCTGTGGACCTTCATGGGCTACTCCGCCGGCTACAACGTGCTCACCGGAGGCGCGGAGGTCCTGGGGGGACTGCTGCTGCTCTTCCGCCGGACCACGACGCTGGGCGCGCTGGTCGTCATCGGCGTGATGGTGAACGTGGTGGCGCTCAACTTCTTCTACGACGTGCCCGTCAAGCTCTACTCCACCCAGCTGCTCCTGTTGGCGGTGTTCCTGACGGCGCCCGACCTGCGACGGCTCGCGGATGTGCTGGTCTTCAACCGCGCGACCCAGGCCGTGGCGCTCGAGCCTCCCTTCCAGCTGTCCCCGCGCCTGCGCCTGGGCCTCCGCGTGACGAAGCTCCTGCTCGTCGGCAGCATCGTGTGGCCCAACGCGACGAGGGGCTGGAGCGAGCTCCGACAGGCCCGGGAGGACGCCCCCCCTCCCGCGCTCCAAGGGGTCTACGACGTGGAGCGCTTCCTGCGCCAGGGCCAGGAGCTCCCCGCCACCCGGGACGAGCCTCACCGATGGCGCCGCTTCTCCCTCAACCGCCACGGCGTCGGGGTGGTCCGGGGAATGGACGTGGCGTCGAGGAAGACCTTCTTCTCCTCGGAGGAGTCACTGGAGAAGAAGACGCTCACCCTCGTCGAGGGCTGGGGCGAGGACGCGAAGAAGGTCCCCTTCACCTTCGAGCAGCCGGACCCCACGCGCCTGGTGCTCCGCGGCGACTACGAGGGCGCCCCCATCGAGGTGCACCTGCGCAAGCACGAGGTCTCCGACTCGCTGCTCCTGAAGCGGGGCTTCAACTGGGTGCAGGAGTATCCCTTCAACCGGTGA
- a CDS encoding MBL fold metallo-hydrolase, with amino-acid sequence MPHRPLPATTRPLSPLLLLCVPLLGGCLFAGPSHRGPVTAHFDGEKFQNLGDAPRLGVGQLLSAALKERRGEWRDYEDLPPGRPPPERVAPGKLRVTVINHATVLIQADGVNVLTDPIYSDRASPVPFIGPRRVHPPGIRFEDLPPIDVVVVSHNHYDHMDLPTLRRLEAAHHPRFVVGLGNKALLDAEGFRDVVELDWWQATEVTPEVRVTAVPAQHRSNRGLTDVEETLWAGYVVSTRGGPVLFAGDTGFGPHFAMVAERFGPMRLSVLPIGAYRPRVLHTVHMGPREALDAHRVLRSSTSVAMHYNTFPMAFDGQDEAKFLLLRLLAREPVRPRFWALGFGEGREVPALPPGAEGADAAARGD; translated from the coding sequence ATGCCTCACCGCCCTCTCCCCGCCACGACGCGGCCTCTGTCGCCCCTCCTCCTGCTGTGCGTGCCGCTGCTCGGAGGTTGCCTGTTCGCCGGGCCGAGCCACCGTGGCCCGGTGACGGCGCACTTCGACGGCGAGAAGTTCCAGAACCTGGGGGACGCGCCCCGGCTCGGGGTGGGGCAGCTGCTCTCGGCGGCGCTGAAGGAGAGGCGCGGCGAGTGGCGCGACTACGAGGACCTGCCCCCGGGGCGTCCGCCGCCGGAGCGCGTGGCGCCCGGGAAGCTGCGGGTGACGGTCATCAACCACGCCACCGTCCTCATCCAGGCGGACGGCGTCAACGTGTTGACGGACCCCATCTATTCGGACCGGGCCAGCCCGGTGCCGTTCATCGGCCCCAGGCGCGTGCATCCGCCCGGCATCCGCTTCGAGGACCTGCCGCCCATCGACGTCGTGGTGGTGAGCCACAACCACTATGACCACATGGACCTGCCCACGTTGCGGCGGCTGGAGGCGGCGCACCATCCGCGCTTCGTCGTGGGCCTGGGCAACAAGGCCCTGCTGGACGCGGAGGGCTTCCGCGACGTGGTGGAGCTGGACTGGTGGCAGGCCACGGAGGTGACGCCGGAGGTGCGGGTGACGGCCGTGCCCGCGCAGCACCGCTCCAACCGGGGGCTGACGGACGTGGAGGAGACGCTGTGGGCCGGCTACGTCGTCTCGACGCGCGGAGGGCCGGTGCTCTTCGCGGGAGACACGGGCTTCGGTCCGCACTTCGCGATGGTGGCCGAGCGCTTCGGCCCCATGCGCCTGTCGGTGCTGCCCATCGGCGCGTACCGTCCCCGCGTCCTCCACACCGTCCACATGGGGCCTCGCGAGGCCCTCGACGCGCACCGGGTGCTGCGCTCCTCGACGTCGGTCGCGATGCACTACAACACCTTCCCCATGGCCTTCGACGGGCAGGACGAGGCGAAGTTCCTGCTGCTGCGCCTGCTGGCGCGCGAGCCGGTGCGCCCCCGCTTCTGGGCGCTCGGCTTCGGGGAGGGGCGCGAGGTCCCCGCGCTGCCGCCCGGCGCCGAGGGCGCGGACGCCGCCGCCCGCGGCGACTGA
- a CDS encoding SDR family oxidoreductase → MRAFVTGSTGLLGNNVVRALVAGGHTVRALARSQAKARQVLGGLTGVEVVEGDMEDVQGFAAALDGCDVVIHTAAYFREYYAAGDHWPKLHAINVKGTVALAEEAHRRGVKRFVDISSSGTVGLKPDGSPGDESTPPAPLVTDNLYFKSKVESERELNAFSARTGMSVVFILPGWMFGPWDTGPTGAGQFVLDFLGGKLPAMLDGGSSLVDARDVAAATVVAAQKGRSGERYLVGGEFAHLKDVARVLETLTGVRAPRRILPHAVAVTLGALSQTWARLTGGPTSLTVEGVRVMHAKLCVDSGKARRELGVTFRPLEETLRDTVAWLRERREAPAAVPEKTSVAVSS, encoded by the coding sequence ATGCGCGCGTTCGTGACGGGCAGCACGGGGCTGTTGGGCAACAACGTGGTGCGGGCGTTGGTGGCTGGGGGGCACACGGTGCGGGCGCTGGCGCGCTCACAGGCCAAGGCGCGCCAGGTGCTGGGCGGGTTGACGGGGGTGGAGGTGGTGGAGGGAGACATGGAGGACGTCCAGGGGTTCGCCGCGGCGCTGGACGGGTGTGACGTGGTCATCCACACGGCGGCCTACTTCCGGGAATACTACGCCGCTGGCGACCACTGGCCGAAGCTGCATGCCATCAACGTGAAGGGCACGGTGGCGCTGGCCGAGGAGGCGCACCGCCGGGGCGTGAAGCGCTTCGTGGACATCAGCTCCAGCGGCACGGTGGGGCTGAAGCCGGACGGCTCGCCGGGCGACGAGTCCACGCCTCCCGCGCCGCTGGTCACCGACAACCTGTACTTCAAGAGCAAGGTGGAGTCGGAGCGGGAGCTGAACGCCTTCAGCGCCCGCACGGGCATGTCGGTGGTGTTCATCCTGCCGGGGTGGATGTTCGGCCCCTGGGACACAGGTCCCACCGGCGCCGGCCAGTTCGTGCTCGACTTCCTGGGCGGCAAGCTGCCCGCGATGCTGGACGGGGGCTCGTCGCTGGTGGACGCGCGCGACGTGGCCGCCGCGACGGTGGTGGCGGCGCAGAAGGGCCGCTCCGGGGAGCGCTACCTGGTCGGCGGCGAGTTCGCCCACCTGAAGGACGTGGCGCGGGTGTTGGAGACGCTGACGGGCGTGCGGGCCCCTCGCCGCATCCTGCCGCACGCGGTGGCGGTGACGCTGGGGGCCCTGTCGCAGACCTGGGCCCGGCTGACGGGGGGCCCCACCTCCCTGACGGTGGAGGGGGTGCGCGTCATGCACGCGAAGCTGTGCGTGGACTCGGGCAAGGCCCGCCGGGAGCTGGGCGTCACCTTCCGCCCCTTGGAGGAGACGCTGCGTGACACCGTGGCGTGGCTGCGCGAGCGCCGGGAGGCCCCCGCCGCCGTCCCGGAGAAGACCTCCGTCGCCGTCTCCTCGTGA
- a CDS encoding TetR/AcrR family transcriptional regulator yields MTTRGGGKAAAPRKRRTYHHGDLRQALVDATLALIAKEDVGAVSLREVARRAGVTAAAPYHHFRDKNALLAAVAEEGYRALNQRMDEAMARTRAPELAGRVKAMARCYVSFAVEHPAHYRVMFREEWGDEEKYAAVHAEGMRAFQRLLDLTAEASAASGGRLDPETLAFNVWAWVHGLASLWNEGPLRKKSGGDSIAPLLERSLDLVVALVARK; encoded by the coding sequence GTGACGACACGGGGTGGCGGGAAGGCGGCGGCGCCGCGCAAGCGCCGCACGTATCACCATGGGGATTTGCGGCAGGCGCTGGTGGACGCGACGCTGGCGCTCATCGCGAAGGAGGACGTGGGGGCGGTGTCGCTGCGCGAGGTGGCGCGACGGGCGGGGGTGACGGCGGCGGCGCCGTATCACCACTTCCGGGACAAGAACGCGCTGCTGGCGGCGGTGGCGGAGGAGGGCTACCGGGCGCTCAACCAGCGGATGGACGAGGCGATGGCGCGGACGCGGGCGCCGGAGCTCGCCGGGCGGGTGAAGGCGATGGCGCGCTGCTACGTGTCCTTCGCGGTGGAGCACCCGGCGCACTACCGCGTCATGTTCCGCGAGGAGTGGGGCGACGAGGAGAAGTACGCGGCGGTGCACGCCGAGGGGATGCGCGCCTTCCAGCGGCTCCTGGACCTGACGGCGGAGGCGAGCGCCGCGTCCGGAGGGAGGCTCGACCCGGAGACGCTGGCGTTCAACGTCTGGGCGTGGGTGCACGGGCTCGCGTCGCTGTGGAACGAGGGGCCGCTGCGCAAGAAGAGCGGCGGCGACTCCATCGCCCCGTTGCTGGAGCGCTCGCTGGACCTGGTCGTCGCGCTGGTCGCCCGGAAGTGA
- a CDS encoding NAD(P)/FAD-dependent oxidoreductase, which yields MKRYDVAVVGAGPAGLAVAIQAATRGLNTVVLERSALPADKACGEGLMPPGLAVLERLGVLTHLDRDESAPFVGIRYVQEDGGTVEGRLPEPGGLGVRRVALASALAARARAVGVELRERTQVLSHRRTVEGMALETADAPVEARMLVAADGLGSPLRRAEGLEVDADGPRRFGLRQHFRMAPWSPFVEVHFASGVEAYVTPAGARRVGLAFLWEDGGVAGRVGFDTLLSRFPRLEARLRGMTPDSQVRGAGPLARVARARVADRFALVGDAAGYVDALTGEGLSLAFACAESLGTLLPDALARGAGVETLRPYERAFQRVFRKYSWTTRALLTLARRPRLRRPVVKALEKSPWLFERLLRTVVA from the coding sequence GCCACGCGCGGCTTGAACACGGTGGTGCTGGAGCGCTCGGCGCTGCCCGCCGACAAGGCGTGCGGCGAGGGGCTGATGCCCCCGGGGCTGGCGGTGCTCGAGCGGCTGGGCGTGCTCACGCACCTGGACCGCGACGAGAGCGCGCCCTTCGTGGGCATCCGCTACGTGCAGGAGGACGGCGGCACGGTGGAGGGGCGCCTGCCGGAGCCGGGAGGGCTGGGCGTGCGGCGCGTGGCGCTGGCCTCGGCGCTGGCGGCGCGGGCGCGGGCGGTGGGGGTGGAGCTGCGCGAGCGCACGCAGGTGCTGTCACACCGCCGGACGGTGGAGGGGATGGCGCTGGAGACCGCGGACGCGCCCGTGGAGGCGCGGATGCTGGTGGCGGCGGACGGGCTGGGTTCGCCGTTGCGGCGCGCCGAGGGGCTGGAGGTGGACGCGGACGGGCCTCGGCGCTTCGGGCTGCGGCAGCACTTCCGGATGGCGCCGTGGTCGCCCTTCGTGGAGGTCCACTTCGCCAGCGGGGTGGAGGCGTACGTGACGCCCGCGGGCGCGCGGCGCGTGGGGCTGGCCTTCCTGTGGGAGGACGGCGGGGTGGCGGGGCGCGTGGGCTTCGACACGCTGCTGTCGCGCTTCCCCCGCCTGGAGGCGCGCCTGCGCGGCATGACGCCGGACTCCCAGGTGCGCGGCGCGGGCCCCCTGGCGCGGGTGGCGCGCGCGCGGGTGGCGGACCGCTTCGCGCTGGTGGGCGACGCGGCGGGGTACGTGGACGCGCTGACGGGCGAGGGGCTGTCCCTGGCCTTCGCCTGCGCGGAGTCGCTGGGCACGTTGCTGCCGGACGCCCTGGCGAGGGGCGCGGGCGTGGAGACGCTGCGTCCCTACGAGCGCGCCTTCCAGCGCGTGTTCCGCAAGTACTCCTGGACGACGCGCGCGCTGCTCACCCTGGCGCGCAGGCCCCGCCTGCGTCGCCCCGTGGTGAAGGCGCTGGAGAAAAGCCCCTGGCTGTTCGAGCGCCTGCTGCGCACCGTGGTGGCGTGA